One window of Medicago truncatula cultivar Jemalong A17 chromosome 2, MtrunA17r5.0-ANR, whole genome shotgun sequence genomic DNA carries:
- the LOC25486644 gene encoding UDP-glycosyltransferase 43, with protein MTKFEVVFVSTPAIGNIVPIVEFANLITKLNPQFSATILIITMPQRPLVNTYIQSRPSSATNIRFLHLPTVDPPTPDQYQSSIAFISLLIQNHKNNIKDALRNITSTESEGSDSVKLVALFVDMFSTTIIDVAAEISVPCYLFFASPASFLGFMLHLPRVESVESEMEFEIPCFKNPLPKLVLPNFLSKEDAYFWVSYHARRYKETKGIIVNTLKELEPYALESLHNDLQLPPVYPIGPVLDLVGPVQWDPNPVQYNYIVEWLDLQPVKSVVFLCFGSLGSLEAKQVEQIAIGLEQAGIRFLWAIREPPKAQLEDPRDFMSYENVLPDGFLRRTMGMGIVCGWIPQAKVLAHKAVGGFVSHCGWNSILESLWYGVPIATWPVYAEQQMNAFEMVRESGLAVEIRLDYRVGGDLVQAEEVKNGVTTLMNNSHEIRRKVKEMSEKCRFALMDNGSSYTNLVSLIQELTK; from the coding sequence atGACCAAATTTGAGGTAGTTTTTGTATCAACACCAGCTATTGGAAACATTGTTCCCATTGTTGAATTTGCTAACCTCATAACCAAACTAAACCCTCAATTCTCTGCAACCATTCTCATCATCACCATGCCACAACGACCACTTGTTAACACTTACATCCAATCACGTCCTTCATCCGCGACTAATATTCGTTTCCTCCACCTTCCTACAGTTGACCCTCCCACACCAGATCAGTATCAATCATCTATAGCTTTCATTTCTCTTCTtatacaaaaccacaaaaacaacataaaagatGCACTCCGAAATATCACATCAACTGAGTCAGAAGGTTCTGACTCGGTTAAACTTGTTGCTTTGTTTGTTGACATGTTCTCCACCACCATAATTGACGTTGCTGCTGAAATTTCCGTTCCTTGCTACCTCTTCTTTGCGTCACCTGCGAGTTTTCTTGGATTCATGCTCCACCTACCCCGAGTAGAATCGGTTGAATCGGAAATGGAGTTTGAAATCCCGTGTTTCAAAAACCCGCTTCCGAAACTTGTTTTGCCTAACTTCTTGTCCAAGGAAGATGCTTATTTTTGGGTTTCATACCATGCAAGAAGGTACAAAGAAACAAAGGGTATTATCGTAAATACATTAAAAGAGCTTGAACCATACGCTCTTGAATCACTTCACAATGATTTGCAGCTTCCACCTGTTTACCCAATTGGACCGGTTCTTGATCTTGTTGGACCGGTCCAATGGGATCCAAACCCGGTACAGTATAATTACATCGTGGAGTGGCTTGATTTGCAGCCTGTTAAATCTGTGGTTTTTCTATGTTTCGGAAGTTTGGGAAGTCTTGAAGCAAAACAGGTTGAGCAAATTGCTATTGGGCTTGAACAGGCTGGGATTAGATTTTTGTGGGCTATAAGGGAACCTCCTAAGGCCCAATTGGAGGACCCAAGAGATTTTATGAGTTATGAGAATGTTCTACCGGATGGATTTTTGAGACGAACCATGGGGATGGGTATTGTGTGTGGGTGGATTCCACAAGCAAAGGTGCTAGCCCATAAGGCAGTGGGTGGATTCGTGTCGCATTGTGGTTGGAACTCGATATTGGAGAGTTTGTGGTATGGTGTGCCAATTGCCACGTGGCCAGTTTATGCGGAGCAACAAATGAATGCATTCGAGATGGTTAGGGAATCGGGACTAGCCGTGGAGATTAGGTTGGATTATAGGGTGGGTGGGGATTTGGTGCAGGCAGAAGAAGTCAAGAATGGTGTAACTACCTTGATGAACAATAGTCATGAGATTAGGAGGAAGGTTAAAGAAATGAGTGAAAAGTGTAGATTTGCTTTGATGGATAATGGATCATCTTATACTAATCTTGTATCTCTCATTCAAGAGTTAACAAAATGA